In a single window of the Elaeis guineensis isolate ETL-2024a chromosome 4, EG11, whole genome shotgun sequence genome:
- the LOC105043786 gene encoding (S)-ureidoglycine aminohydrolase isoform X1 yields MRHQCNGDVARTTEQTTGGVVACAPPSLRTLSLAFPNPHSGDAVTLCKTLLKINPRNPRMLRSASDSSRPFHALLLFLLRWAAVELAFGEEGFCSASLFTTDSNSQPLYWKVTNPTLSPTHLQDLPGFTRSVYKRDHALIAPESHVFSPLPDWINTLGAYLISPAMGAHFTMYLAKMQENSKSGLPPKDVERFVFVIQGSAVLSNNSGISHKLPVDSYAYLPANVEHTLKCDKTATLIIFERRYVILEDHYPEQIIGSTDKQPLLETPGEVFELRKLLPTSAPYDFNIHIMDFQPGEYLNVKEVHYNQHGLLLLEGQGIYRLGDSWYPIQAGDAIWMAPFVPQWYAALGKTRSRYLLYKDVNRNPL; encoded by the exons ATGCGGCATCAATGCAATGGTGATGTGGCTCGCACTACCGAACAGACGACCGGCGGGGTGGTTGCCTGTGCCCCTCCCAGTCTCCGAACTCTCTCCCTCGCTTTTCCAAATCCCCACTCCGGAGACGCTGTTACTCTCTGCAAAACCCTCCTTAAAATAAACCCTAGAAATCCAAGAATGCTGAGATCCGCCTCAGACTCGTCTCGTCCTTTCCAcgctcttcttcttttccttcttcgatGGG CTGCGGTGGAACTGGCATTCGGGGAGGAAGGGTTCTGCTCCGCTTCTCTATTCACCACCGATTCGAACTCACAGCCTCTCTATTGGAAAGTCACAAATCCTACCCTTTCCCCTACCCACCTCCAAG ATTTACCGGGATTTACACGAAGTGTCTATAAAAGAGATCATGCTCTTATAGCACCAGAAAGCCATGTGTTCAGCCCTTTGCCCGATTG GATTAATACGTTGGGAGCATATTTGATCAGTCCAGCAATGGGTGCACACTTTACAATGTATCTGGCAAAGATGCAAG AGAATTCAAAATCAGGATTACCCCCAAAAGATGTTGAAAG GTTTGTGTTTGTCATTCAAGGCAGTGCTGTTTTGTCAAATAATTCTGGAATTAGCCATAAACTACCT GTGGACTCATATGCATATTTGCCCGCTAATGTGGAGCATACATTGAAGTGTGACAAAACAGCTACCCTCATCATCTTTGAGCGGAG GTATGTCATCCTGGAAGATCACTATCCTGAACAAATTATAGGTTCAACAGACAAGCAGCCACTTCTTGAAACTCCAGGGGAG GTATTTGAACTGAGGAAACTGCTGCCTACTTCAGCTCCATATGATTTTAATATCCAT ATAATGGACTTCCAACCTGGAGAATATCTTAATGTGAAG GAGGTTCATTACAATCAGCATGGCTTGCTGCTATTAGAGGGTCAAGGTATCTATCGCTTGGGTGATAGCTG GTACCCAATTCAAgctggtgatgccatttggatggCACCATTTGTACCTCAATG GTATGCAGCACTTGGAAAAACCCGCTCAAGATACTTGCTGTACAAGGATGTCAACAGGAATCCTTTGTAA
- the LOC105043786 gene encoding (S)-ureidoglycine aminohydrolase isoform X3: MRHQCNGDVARTTEQTTGGVVACAPPSLRTLSLAFPNPHSGDAVTLCKTLLKINPRNPRMLRSASDSSRPFHALLLFLLRWAAVELAFGEEGFCSASLFTTDSNSQPLYWKVTNPTLSPTHLQENSKSGLPPKDVERFVFVIQGSAVLSNNSGISHKLPVDSYAYLPANVEHTLKCDKTATLIIFERRYVILEDHYPEQIIGSTDKQPLLETPGEVFELRKLLPTSAPYDFNIHIMDFQPGEYLNVKEVHYNQHGLLLLEGQGIYRLGDSWYPIQAGDAIWMAPFVPQWYAALGKTRSRYLLYKDVNRNPL, translated from the exons ATGCGGCATCAATGCAATGGTGATGTGGCTCGCACTACCGAACAGACGACCGGCGGGGTGGTTGCCTGTGCCCCTCCCAGTCTCCGAACTCTCTCCCTCGCTTTTCCAAATCCCCACTCCGGAGACGCTGTTACTCTCTGCAAAACCCTCCTTAAAATAAACCCTAGAAATCCAAGAATGCTGAGATCCGCCTCAGACTCGTCTCGTCCTTTCCAcgctcttcttcttttccttcttcgatGGG CTGCGGTGGAACTGGCATTCGGGGAGGAAGGGTTCTGCTCCGCTTCTCTATTCACCACCGATTCGAACTCACAGCCTCTCTATTGGAAAGTCACAAATCCTACCCTTTCCCCTACCCACCTCCAAG AGAATTCAAAATCAGGATTACCCCCAAAAGATGTTGAAAG GTTTGTGTTTGTCATTCAAGGCAGTGCTGTTTTGTCAAATAATTCTGGAATTAGCCATAAACTACCT GTGGACTCATATGCATATTTGCCCGCTAATGTGGAGCATACATTGAAGTGTGACAAAACAGCTACCCTCATCATCTTTGAGCGGAG GTATGTCATCCTGGAAGATCACTATCCTGAACAAATTATAGGTTCAACAGACAAGCAGCCACTTCTTGAAACTCCAGGGGAG GTATTTGAACTGAGGAAACTGCTGCCTACTTCAGCTCCATATGATTTTAATATCCAT ATAATGGACTTCCAACCTGGAGAATATCTTAATGTGAAG GAGGTTCATTACAATCAGCATGGCTTGCTGCTATTAGAGGGTCAAGGTATCTATCGCTTGGGTGATAGCTG GTACCCAATTCAAgctggtgatgccatttggatggCACCATTTGTACCTCAATG GTATGCAGCACTTGGAAAAACCCGCTCAAGATACTTGCTGTACAAGGATGTCAACAGGAATCCTTTGTAA
- the LOC105043786 gene encoding (S)-ureidoglycine aminohydrolase isoform X2 has product MRHQCNGDVARTTEQTTGGVVACAPPSLRTLSLAFPNPHSGDAVTLCKTLLKINPRNPRMLRSASDSSRPFHALLLFLLRWAAVELAFGEEGFCSASLFTTDSNSQPLYWKVTNPTLSPTHLQDLPGFTRSVYKRDHALIAPESHVFSPLPDWINTLGAYLISPAMGAHFTMYLAKMQENSKSGLPPKDVERYVILEDHYPEQIIGSTDKQPLLETPGEVFELRKLLPTSAPYDFNIHIMDFQPGEYLNVKEVHYNQHGLLLLEGQGIYRLGDSWYPIQAGDAIWMAPFVPQWYAALGKTRSRYLLYKDVNRNPL; this is encoded by the exons ATGCGGCATCAATGCAATGGTGATGTGGCTCGCACTACCGAACAGACGACCGGCGGGGTGGTTGCCTGTGCCCCTCCCAGTCTCCGAACTCTCTCCCTCGCTTTTCCAAATCCCCACTCCGGAGACGCTGTTACTCTCTGCAAAACCCTCCTTAAAATAAACCCTAGAAATCCAAGAATGCTGAGATCCGCCTCAGACTCGTCTCGTCCTTTCCAcgctcttcttcttttccttcttcgatGGG CTGCGGTGGAACTGGCATTCGGGGAGGAAGGGTTCTGCTCCGCTTCTCTATTCACCACCGATTCGAACTCACAGCCTCTCTATTGGAAAGTCACAAATCCTACCCTTTCCCCTACCCACCTCCAAG ATTTACCGGGATTTACACGAAGTGTCTATAAAAGAGATCATGCTCTTATAGCACCAGAAAGCCATGTGTTCAGCCCTTTGCCCGATTG GATTAATACGTTGGGAGCATATTTGATCAGTCCAGCAATGGGTGCACACTTTACAATGTATCTGGCAAAGATGCAAG AGAATTCAAAATCAGGATTACCCCCAAAAGATGTTGAAAG GTATGTCATCCTGGAAGATCACTATCCTGAACAAATTATAGGTTCAACAGACAAGCAGCCACTTCTTGAAACTCCAGGGGAG GTATTTGAACTGAGGAAACTGCTGCCTACTTCAGCTCCATATGATTTTAATATCCAT ATAATGGACTTCCAACCTGGAGAATATCTTAATGTGAAG GAGGTTCATTACAATCAGCATGGCTTGCTGCTATTAGAGGGTCAAGGTATCTATCGCTTGGGTGATAGCTG GTACCCAATTCAAgctggtgatgccatttggatggCACCATTTGTACCTCAATG GTATGCAGCACTTGGAAAAACCCGCTCAAGATACTTGCTGTACAAGGATGTCAACAGGAATCCTTTGTAA
- the LOC105043787 gene encoding uncharacterized protein produces MPPFPHLLLTPTTTTSSSKPSFLMASSSAADADADASKDPPSSPSPPPSPSAPTPPSAPVLSAASPSPSPSPARSPSHLPRPAPPSSASSRRLPPPCWTHEETLALIDSYRDKWYALRRGNLRASHWQEVADAVARRCSRLPQASPKTSVQCRHKVEKLRKRYRAERQRSVAHDPSAPPSSSWVYFRKMDAMEHGSAPSAAVAAAFRPSSSPATPRSRSDEDGEEEEEEADDGHGSAGGGGNTRSLHRLMANGGGIGGGLRFIIPKAVRSKITTGSRVEERAPAPSVGGVMNPSPTTRFFKGSGGARPAMEEMRRRLEKSRRRRERDSSDAVGEMVSALRTLGDGFMRMEQMKMEMAREMDKVRREMELKRTEMILDSQRRIVDAFVKGFFGGKKRAKVSPEA; encoded by the coding sequence ATGCCTCCTTTCCCCCACCTCCTCCTCACCCcaaccaccaccacctcctcctccaaACCCTCCTTCCTCATGGCTTCCTCCTCCGCCGCCGACGCCGACGCCGACGCCTCCAAAGACccgccctcctctccctctcctcccccctccccctccGCCCCCACTCCCCCCTCCGCCCCCGTCCTCTCCGCCGCCTCACCCTCCCCTTCCCCATCCCCGGCCCGATCCCCGTCCCACCTCCCTCGCCCGGCTCCCCCCTCCTCCGCCTCGTCCCGCCGCCTCCCTCCCCCCTGCTGGACCCATGAGGAAACCCTAGCCCTCATCGACTCCTACCGCGACAAGTGGTACGCCCTCCGCCGCGGCAACCTCCGCGCCTCTCACTGGCAGGAGGTCGCCGACGCCGTCGCCCGGCGCTGTTCCCGCCTCCCACAGGCCTCCCCTAAGACCTCCGTCCAGTGCCGCCACAAGGTCGAGAAACTCCGCAAGCGCTACCGCGCCGAGCGACAGCGCTCCGTCGCCCACGACCCCTCCGCCCCTCCCTCCTCCTCCTGGGTCTACTTCCGCAAGATGGACGCCATGGAGCACGGCAGTGCCCCCTCCGCCGCCGTCGCTGCCGCGTTCCGCCCCTCCTCCTCCCCCGCCACGCCGCGCTCCCGCTCCGACGAGGAtggcgaggaggaggaggaggaggcggacgATGGCCACGGCAGCGCCGGTGGCGGCGGCAACACCCGCAGCCTCCACCGCCTTATGGCCAACGGCGGCGGGATCGGCGGGGGGCTCAGGTTCATCATCCCAAAGGCGGTGCGGTCTAAGATCACCACCGGATCTAGGGTCGAGGAGAGGGCCCCCGCCCCGAGCGTTGGCGGCGTCATGAACCCTAGCCCGACCACCCGGTTCTTTAAGGGCTCCGGCGGGGCAAGGCCGGCTATGGAGGAGATGAGGCGGCGGCTGGAGAAGAGcaggaggagaagggagagagactcGTCGGATGCGGTTGGGGAGATGGTCTCGGCGCTGAGGACGCTGGGGGATGGGTTCATGAGGATGGAGCAGATGAAGATGGAGATGGCGAGGGAGATGGACAAGGTGAGGAGGGAGATGGAGTTGAAGCGCACCGAGATGATCCTCGATTCCCAGCGCCGGATCGTCGACGCCTTCGTTAAGGGTTTCTTCGGGGG